The segment CGGATGCCTCCCGGCCCGCTTCGCTATCACCTAGAATTCGTTCAACACGGCGACACGACCGCCGCCGCGTACTCGATGCCGCACGCGCCACCCCTGCGCGCGGCACACGGAGATCGCCATGACCGAACTGTCGACACCGACGGGACACGTCGATTACGAAGGCTTCGAGATCCATGTCGTGACGGCCACCGCGCCCGGCAACGACACGCGCTACACCTACACCGGCTACGTGTGCCATCCGGGCGCGAATCCCGCACTGCCCGGCCACGCGGTACCGTTCCACGCGGACGGCGAGGAAAGCTTCGCGAGCATCGATGAAGCGGTCCACGAAGCCGTGCACATCGGCAAGAGCATCATCGACGGCACGCACCCCGACCTGTCGGTGCTGTCGCTCGTCACGCACGGCTTCTGAAACGGACAAGCGGGATCGCATGCGATTGCGCGCGCATCGGCCGCGGTGCTGCATGCGGCGACCGCTGCGCGCGGTCGGACGAGCGTCGCGAGCCTGCATGTGCGTCGAGCGCGTGCCTTTCAATCTTGCAACATCTACGCCGGCATGCGCATGCGCTGCCGCAACGCGAACCGGTCGAGCGCGCTGTCACATGTCACGTCACATCGCGACGCACGGGGCGGCGCCCGGCCGTCATCATCAGCGATCGCAACGCCCGGCATCGCGCGTTATGCGTTTCTCCCGATATCGGCTTGCGTGCGTACGCCTATCATTTTTCTATAGTCACTTCTGGCTATCTCCCATGCGCCCCGTTCTCCGTCCGCGCGTCGACCGGCTGCGTATTGCTGCGCTGGCCGTCGTCGCCATGCTTGCCGCGTGCACGATCACGCCGCCGCCGTCGCTGCACTCGATCCTGACGATTCCGTCGATCACGCGCAGCGCGAGCCGCGACCAGTATCGTGTCGAGGTTGCGCAACGTGTCGCCGAACGCAATCCGTCCGGCATGCTGCGCGGCACACCGCAGGCGATGCTCCGTTCGCTCGTCGTCGTCGCATTCACCGTCGATCGCAACGGCCGCCTCGTCAACGCCTCCGTCTATCGCAGCAACGGCGACAGCGAAGCGGAAGCGCTCGCGCTCGCGTCGCTGCGCCGCTCGGCGCCGCTGCCGGCGCCGCCGGCGCGACTGCTCGACGGCAACGGCCAGATCGAAATGATGGAAGGCTGGCTCTTCAACGACGACGGCCACTTCCAGTTGCAAAGCACCGCGTCCGCGCAGGCACAATCGCTCGACTGACCGCCCGCCGCGCCGCGATTGCCGGCGTACGGCAGCGCTGGCTATAATTTTCCGCAATCGCGCGGCCATCACGCCGCGCGCGCGTTCGCGCGCCCCACCCGGCATGCGAGCCGACCACGCCGGCACCAGGCGGCGGCGACGTACCCGTCTCCATCGTCGACCGGCGGGTGACGTCCGCGCCACGACGCGCGTCCACACCGCCACCGCATCATCCGCTCGGCTGCCCCCGGCAGGCGTCCGCCTGCCCGACCGCACGCACAGCCGACCGCCCCAACGACAAAACGGAGACATCCATGTCCGCATCCCCCCCGACCGTTGCACACGCAACCGGTTCGGCCGGCGCCGTCAGCCACCGGCGCATCGTGTTCGCGAGCTTCATCGGCACCGCGATCGAGTTCTACGATTTCTACGTGTACGCGACGGCCGCCGCGCTCGTCATCGGCCCCGTCTTCTTCCCGCACGGCTCGGCGACCGCGCAGGCGCTGTCCGCATTCGTCACGTTCGGCATCGCGTTCATCGCGCGCCCGATCGGCTCGTTCCTGTTCGGGCACTTCGGCGACCGCATCGGCCGCAAATCGACGCTCGTCGCGTCGCTGCTCGTGATGGGCGTGTCCACCACCGCGATCGGCTTCGTGCCCGGCTACGACGCGATCGGCACGCTCGCACCGGTGCTGCTGTGCGTGCTGCGCTTCGGCCAGGGGATCGGCCTCGGCGGCGAATGGGGCGGCGCGGCGCTGCTCGCGACCGAGCACGCGCCGCAGGGCAAGCGCGGCTGGTTCGGGATGTTCCCGCAGCTCGGGCCCTCGGTCGGCTTCCTGATGTCGAACGGCCTGTTCTTCGCGCTCGCGCTGTCGCTGTCCGACGAGCAGTTCCGCAGCTGGGGCTGGCGCATCCCGTTCCTGGTCAGCGCGGTGCTCGTCGCGCTCGGCCTGTACGTGCGACTCAAGATCACCGAAACGCCCGCGTTCCAGGCGGCCCTCGACCGCAACGAGCGCGTGCGCGTGCCGGTCGCGACGCTCGTCTCGCAACACTGGCAGCCGACGCTGCTCGGTGCGCTCGCGATGGTCGTCTGCTACACGCTGTTCTACATCTCGACGGTGTTCTCGCTGTCGTACGGCGTGTCGGCGCTGCATATTCCGCGCCAGAGCTTCCTCGGCCTGCTGTGTTTCGCGGTCGTGTTCATGGGGCTCGCGACGCCGCTTTCCGCGTGGGCGTCGGATCGCTTCGGCCGCAAGCCGGTGCTCGTCGTCGGCGCGATCGCCGCGCTGCTGTCGGGTTTCGCGATGGAACCGCTGCTCGGCGGCGGCTCGATGCCGCTCGTCGCGCTGTTCCTGACGATCGAGCTGTTCCTGATGGGCGTGACGTTCGCGCCAATGGGCGCGTTGCTGCCGGAACTGTTCCCGACCAACGTCCGCTATACGGGCGCGGGCGTCGCGTACAACCTCGGCGGGATCCTCGGCGCGTCGATCGCGCCGTATATCGCGCAACTGCTGGCTGCGCGCGGCGGGCTGTCGTGGGTCGGCGGCTATGTATCGGTCGCGGCGGCAATCAGCCTGGTCGGCGTGCTGCTGATGCGCGAAACGCGCGACGCGTCGCTCGTCTGAGTCTCCGGGGCGACCCGGGTTGTGCGGCGGCCGGCGCTACCTATACTCGATCCTGGGTGCGCCGCTGCGCGCCCCCGGAATCCCGCCCCGAAGGAGCCGCCGCCATGAACGTCCGCCTCGGCAATGCCGATCTCGTCCTGATCCTCGCGCTGGCGCTGGGTGGCGCGCTGCTGCTCGCGCTGCGCTTCCGGCCGAAGACGTGGCGCGGCCTCGTGTTCGAGGCACTGCTGGCGAATCTGGCGGCCATCGCCGCCGTCATCACGGTCGAGGCGTTGCTCGCCTGAACCGGCCCGCCCCGCTGCGTCAGGCGGTCAGCCGCGCGCGCAGCGCGCCGTAGG is part of the Burkholderia pyrrocinia genome and harbors:
- a CDS encoding energy transducer TonB family protein, whose amino-acid sequence is MRPVLRPRVDRLRIAALAVVAMLAACTITPPPSLHSILTIPSITRSASRDQYRVEVAQRVAERNPSGMLRGTPQAMLRSLVVVAFTVDRNGRLVNASVYRSNGDSEAEALALASLRRSAPLPAPPARLLDGNGQIEMMEGWLFNDDGHFQLQSTASAQAQSLD
- a CDS encoding MFS transporter, producing the protein MSASPPTVAHATGSAGAVSHRRIVFASFIGTAIEFYDFYVYATAAALVIGPVFFPHGSATAQALSAFVTFGIAFIARPIGSFLFGHFGDRIGRKSTLVASLLVMGVSTTAIGFVPGYDAIGTLAPVLLCVLRFGQGIGLGGEWGGAALLATEHAPQGKRGWFGMFPQLGPSVGFLMSNGLFFALALSLSDEQFRSWGWRIPFLVSAVLVALGLYVRLKITETPAFQAALDRNERVRVPVATLVSQHWQPTLLGALAMVVCYTLFYISTVFSLSYGVSALHIPRQSFLGLLCFAVVFMGLATPLSAWASDRFGRKPVLVVGAIAALLSGFAMEPLLGGGSMPLVALFLTIELFLMGVTFAPMGALLPELFPTNVRYTGAGVAYNLGGILGASIAPYIAQLLAARGGLSWVGGYVSVAAAISLVGVLLMRETRDASLV